Proteins from a genomic interval of Deltaproteobacteria bacterium CG11_big_fil_rev_8_21_14_0_20_42_23:
- a CDS encoding rod shape-determining protein (functions in MreBCD complex in some organisms) yields MFLDSLIGMFSNDLAIDLGTANTLVYVKGKGIVSAEPSVVAVKRDARGIKRVLAVGKEAKEMLGRTAGTVEAIRPMKDGVIADFEVTEAMLRYFIRKSHHRKTLIRPRIIVCIPFGVTEVERRAVRESAESAGAREVYLIEEPMAAAIGAGLPITEPTGSMIVDIGGGTTEVAVISLAGIVFSKSVRVAGDKMDEAIIHFLKRKYNMLVGERTAEAVKIAIGTAYPDAEVRTMEIKGRDLVAGVPKTIEVNSEEIREAIVEPVNAIVEAVKITLERTPPELSADLYDRGIVLTGGGALLRNLDVLLREETGLPVIVADDPLSCVVLGSGRALDRLDVFRSVTLS; encoded by the coding sequence ATGTTTTTAGATTCACTTATTGGAATGTTTTCAAATGATCTTGCGATCGATTTGGGCACTGCAAATACACTTGTTTATGTAAAAGGAAAGGGCATTGTTTCCGCCGAGCCTTCTGTGGTTGCGGTAAAAAGAGATGCCAGAGGGATTAAGCGTGTGCTTGCCGTGGGAAAAGAAGCAAAGGAAATGTTGGGAAGAACAGCTGGAACCGTTGAAGCCATTCGCCCCATGAAAGATGGTGTCATCGCTGACTTCGAAGTCACCGAGGCTATGCTTCGTTATTTTATTCGAAAATCTCATCACCGAAAAACGCTTATTCGTCCGCGCATCATCGTCTGTATTCCTTTTGGAGTCACCGAAGTAGAGCGACGAGCCGTTCGTGAATCAGCTGAATCGGCAGGAGCAAGAGAAGTTTACCTTATCGAAGAACCCATGGCAGCCGCTATTGGTGCGGGTTTGCCAATCACCGAACCAACGGGAAGCATGATTGTTGATATTGGTGGTGGAACAACTGAAGTAGCGGTTATTTCGCTTGCGGGCATTGTGTTTTCAAAATCAGTTCGTGTTGCAGGCGACAAAATGGATGAAGCCATCATTCATTTTTTAAAGCGAAAATACAACATGCTTGTGGGTGAGCGAACAGCAGAAGCTGTAAAAATCGCTATTGGAACGGCGTATCCAGATGCAGAAGTGCGCACCATGGAAATTAAAGGAAGAGACCTTGTTGCCGGAGTTCCAAAAACCATCGAAGTAAACTCGGAAGAAATTCGTGAAGCTATTGTTGAACCCGTCAATGCAATTGTAGAGGCGGTAAAAATTACACTTGAACGCACACCTCCAGAATTATCCGCCGATCTCTACGACCGAGGCATTGTGCTTACAGGTGGTGGTGCGCTTCTCAGAAACTTGGATGTTTTGCTTCGCGAAGAAACAGGCCTTCCTGTTATTGTCGCCGATGATCCGCTAAGTTGCGTTGTGCTTGGTTCTGGAAGAGCGCTTGATAGACTTGACGTCTTTAGAAGTGTGACCCTTTCTTAA
- a CDS encoding dephospho-CoA kinase, translating into MKTIGITGSIGSGKSTVSDFFATAGFPAINADTITHELFRHNPQVHKQVLKVFGESILNENKKIDRKKLGKIIFKDSEQKRKLESILHPLIKNEIFEQIEKRKQRGDALCFVDIPLLYEGKWEEKLDYVIVVNCTLEESFKRAQKKLGISLEEVKLRYQQQIPLDEKVKRANFVINNSLSLENTQLQVDKLLEKLL; encoded by the coding sequence GTGAAAACCATTGGCATCACCGGTTCCATTGGAAGCGGAAAAAGCACTGTCTCGGATTTCTTTGCCACAGCTGGCTTTCCTGCCATTAACGCTGATACGATTACGCATGAATTGTTTCGCCACAACCCTCAAGTTCACAAACAAGTATTAAAAGTATTTGGCGAAAGTATTCTGAACGAAAATAAAAAAATTGATCGCAAAAAATTGGGGAAAATTATTTTCAAAGATTCTGAACAAAAAAGAAAACTTGAAAGCATCCTCCACCCTCTCATTAAAAATGAAATATTTGAGCAGATTGAAAAAAGAAAACAAAGAGGCGACGCCCTTTGCTTCGTTGATATTCCGCTGCTTTACGAAGGCAAGTGGGAAGAAAAACTCGATTACGTTATCGTGGTCAACTGCACGCTTGAAGAAAGCTTTAAACGAGCGCAAAAAAAATTAGGCATTTCTTTAGAAGAAGTAAAACTTCGCTATCAGCAACAAATCCCACTTGACGAAAAAGTAAAACGCGCCAATTTCGTCATCAACAACTCGCTAAGCCTTGAAAACACTCAACTTCAGGTTGATAAGCTTTTGGAGAAGTTGTTGTAG
- the mreC gene encoding rod shape-determining protein MreC, with product MSDYSRRFRILRFFIPLLLFLIFFSFTRYGARRAPWYEQALWNVVEPFQNVFSFVGQGVHSTWNNYIALVHTKKINLRLTNQVSKLKGQLIYLEELQQENERLKQLLHYQDMEQWEPIMARVIAHDPQTEISSIVINRGTADGLQVYMPVVVGEGVVGRIGEVGKHRSHVLLLDDVNSVVDVFIERSQTRALLVGKSKKAKVQGGVASLDYLHRASDVKEGDVVITSGLDEIYPSGLKAGVVHKVEVSEYGVFQKADLIPVRDFSQLREVAVLMKKTR from the coding sequence ATGTCAGATTACTCACGCCGATTTCGAATACTGAGATTCTTTATTCCTCTCCTTCTTTTTCTTATTTTTTTCTCGTTTACTCGTTACGGTGCAAGACGCGCTCCTTGGTATGAGCAAGCCCTATGGAATGTAGTTGAACCTTTTCAAAACGTGTTTTCTTTTGTGGGACAAGGTGTTCATTCAACGTGGAATAATTATATTGCTCTTGTTCACACCAAAAAAATAAACCTTCGGCTCACAAACCAAGTATCAAAATTAAAAGGACAACTCATTTACCTTGAAGAGCTTCAACAAGAAAATGAACGGCTTAAACAGCTTTTGCACTATCAAGACATGGAGCAGTGGGAACCGATTATGGCGCGTGTAATTGCTCATGATCCTCAAACAGAAATTAGCAGCATTGTTATCAACCGCGGCACTGCCGATGGGCTTCAAGTGTATATGCCAGTAGTGGTTGGCGAAGGTGTTGTTGGTAGAATTGGTGAAGTGGGGAAACATAGATCCCACGTGCTTTTGCTGGACGATGTAAATAGTGTTGTCGATGTTTTTATAGAACGCTCACAAACCAGAGCTCTTTTGGTGGGAAAAAGTAAAAAAGCGAAGGTGCAAGGTGGCGTGGCGTCACTTGATTATTTGCACCGAGCAAGTGATGTGAAAGAAGGTGATGTGGTGATTACTTCCGGCTTGGATGAGATTTATCCATCAGGTTTAAAAGCGGGTGTGGTGCACAAAGTTGAAGTTTCAGAATACGGAGTTTTTCAAAAAGCCGATTTAATTCCGGTAAGAGATTTTTCTCAACTGAGAGAAGTTGCGGTGCTCATGAAAAAAACAAGGTAA